In one window of Chryseobacterium sp. JV274 DNA:
- a CDS encoding DUF3467 domain-containing protein encodes MDNNQNPQDGNINIELNEMVAAGIYANLALVNHSPSEFVVDFIQLMPGVQQAKVRSRVILAPLHAKRVLNALQQNIANYEQQFGEIKEVEPFVLGGNNVQA; translated from the coding sequence ATGGACAACAATCAAAATCCACAAGACGGAAACATCAACATCGAATTAAACGAAATGGTAGCTGCTGGTATCTATGCTAACCTAGCTTTAGTAAACCACTCTCCATCTGAATTTGTAGTAGACTTTATTCAGTTGATGCCAGGTGTTCAGCAAGCTAAAGTAAGATCAAGAGTTATTCTTGCTCCACTTCACGCTAAAAGAGTATTAAACGCTCTTCAACAGAACATCGCTAACTACGAGCAGCAGTTCGGAGAAATCAAAGAAGTTGAGCCTTTCGTATTAGGAGGAAACAACGTTCAAGCGTAA